In Carya illinoinensis cultivar Pawnee chromosome 6, C.illinoinensisPawnee_v1, whole genome shotgun sequence, a single genomic region encodes these proteins:
- the LOC122312965 gene encoding glutamate synthase [NADH], amyloplastic-like isoform X3 yields the protein MSTSSGSFLQLRTGSFCALPLLNKPSNQQPKLNVAPRVPTTRFNTRCIAAKKLVNVTDKRFLGTRLRAPGLERVQLWRSDGPGRSPKLTFVVRSALSAVPEKPLGLYDPSFDKDSCGVGFVAELSGESSRKTVTDGVEMLVRMSHRGACGCETNTGDGAGILVGLPHEFYQEVAKDHGFELPPPKEYAVGMFFLPKSESRREKSKNVFTKVAESLGHTVLGWRPVPTDNRKLGKSALQTEPVVEQVFLTPIHGSHVDLEQQMYILRRVSMVAIRAALNLEHGGAKDFYICSLSSRTIVYKGQLRPDQLKDYYYADIGNERFTSYMALIHSRFSTNTFPSWDRAQPMRILGHNGEINTLRGNVNWMKAREGLLKCEELGLSKNELKKLLPIVDASSSDSGAFDGVLELLVRAGRSLPEAIMMMIPEAWQNDENMDPHRKALYEYFSALMEPWDGPALITFTDGRYLGATLDRNGLRPGRFYVTHSGRVIMASEVGVVDIPPEDVCRKGRLNPGMMLLVDFENHIVVDDEALKQQYSLERPYSEWLKRQKIELKDIVESVQEFQKVNPVASGDDDGLESMGIHGILAPLKAFGYTVEALEMLLLPMAKDGVEPLGSMGNDTPLAVMSNREKLTFEYFKQMFAQVTNPPIDPIREKIVTSMECMIGPEGDLTETTEEQCHRLTLKDPLLSVEEMEAIKKMNYRGWQSKVLDITYSKERGRNGLEETLDRICAEAHDAIKEGYTLLVISDRAFSPNRVAISSLLAVGAVHQHLVKKLERTRVGLIVESAEPREVHHFCTLVGFGADAICPYLAIETIWRLQVDGKIPTKSSGEFHSKEELVRRYFKASNYGMMKVLAKMGISTLASYKGAQIFEALGLSSEVTERCFAGTPSRVEGATFEMLACDTLHLHELAFPSRCFPPKSAEAVALPNPGDYHWRKGGEIHLNDPLAIAKLQEAARTNSVAAYKEYSKLIHKLNKACNLRGLLKFKEAKVKVPLNEVEPASEIVKRFCTGAMSYGSISEEAHIILAIAMNRIGGKSNTGEGGEQPSRMEPLSDGSMNPKRSAIKQVASGRFGVSIYYLTNADELQIKMAQGAKPGEGGELPGHKVVGEIAVTRNSTAGVGLISPPPHHDIYSIEDLAQLIHDLKNSNPTARISVKLVSEAGVGVVASGVVKGHADHVLISGHDGGTGASRWTGIKNAGLPWELGLAETHQTLVANDLRGRTVLQTDGQLKTGRDVAIAALLGAEEFGFSTAPLITLGCIMMRKCHKNTCPVGIATQDPVLRGKFAGEPEHVINFFFMVAEEMREIMSQLGFRTVNEMVGRSDMLEVDKEVIKNNEKLENIDLSLLLRPAAELRPEAAQYCIQKQDHGLDMALDQKLIPMSKAALEKGLPVYIENPIYNVNRAVGTMLSHEVTKRYQMAGLPADTIHIKFTGSAGQSLGAFLCPGITLELEGDSNDYVGKGLSGGKIVVYPPNESMFDPKENIVIGNVALYGATSGEAYFNGMAAERFCVRNSGAKAVVEGVGDHGCEYMTGGTVVVLGRTGRNFAAGMSGGIAYILDVDGKFHSRCNPELVDLDQLEEEDIMTVRMMVQQHQRHTNSQLAREVLANFENLLPKFIKVFPREYKQALANMKAEEASKEAVEGAGKEAEEKYEAELIKKDAFEELKKLAAASLNGNSNQKAEEAEPLKRPACVTDAIKHRGFISYDREGVQYRDPKIRMNDWKEVMEQSKPGALLKTQSARCMDCGTPFCHQENSGCPLGNKIPEFNELVYQNRWREALDRLLETNNFPEFTGRVCPAPCEGSCVLGIIENPVSIKSIECAIIDKAFEEGWMVPRPPLKRTRKRVAVVGSGPAGLAAADQLNRMGHTVTVYERADRIGGLMMYGVPNMKADKVDIIQRRVNLMAEEGVNFLVNANVGTDPLYSLERFREENDAVVLAVGATKPRDLPVPGRELSGVHFAMEFLHANTKSLLDSNLQDGNYISAMGKKVVVIGGGDTGTDCIGTSIRHGCSSIINLELQPEPPQTRAPGNPWPQWPLIFRVDYGHQEAASKFGQDPRSYEVLTKRFVGDENGAVKGVEVVRVHWEKDASGKFQFKEVEGSEETIEADLVLLAMGFLGPESIVAEKLGLERDNRSNFKAEYGRFSTNVGGVFAAGDCRRGQSLVVWAISEGRQTAAQVDKYLIREEKGPAASPVIRDDLTKRHHDLPKLHQDSSKHTVMT from the exons ATGTCGACGAGCTCGGGCTCCTTTCTCCAGCTCCGGACCGGTTCATTCTGTGCTCTGCCCTTACTTAACAAGCCCTCAAACCAACAACCGAAACTCAATGTAGCTCCGAGAGTTCCGACTACCCGGTTTAATACGCGATGCATTGCGGCGAAGAAGTTGGTGAATGTGACAGACAAGAGATTCCTCGGGACGCGATTGCGGGCGCCCGGGTTGGAAAGGGTTCAACTTTGGCGGTCGGACGGGCCCGGAAGGTCGCCAAAGCTCACGTTCGTCGTCCGCTCGGCGTTATCCGCTGTTCCGGAGAAGCCGCTCGGGCTGTATGACCCGTCGTTCGATAAGGACTCGTGTGGGGTCGGTTTCGTCGCGGAGTTATCAGGCGAAAGTAGCCGCAAAACA GTTACGGATGGTGTGGAGATGTTAGTACGAATGTCACACAGAGGTGCTTGTGGCTGTGAAACCAACACTGGCGACGGGGCCGGAATTCTTGTCGGCCTTCCTCACGAGTTCTATCAagag GTTGCCAAGGATCATGGGTTCGAGCTTCCACCACCGAAGGAATATGCCGTTGGCATGTTCTTTTTGCCCAAATCTGAGAGTCGAAGAGAAAAAAGCAAAAATGTATTTACAAAG GTTGCGGAGTCTCTTGGGCATACTGTACTTGGATGGCGACCTGTGCCAACAGATAACAGAAAATTGGGGAAGTCTGCATTGCAGACAGAACCTGTGGTCGAGCAAGTGTTCCTTACCCCCATTCACGGGTCACATGTTGATTTGGAGCAGCAG ATGTACATATTGAGGAGGGTTTCAATGGTTGCTATACGAGCTGCACTAAACCTTGAACATGGTGGTGCTAAGGATTTCTATATCTGTTCCCTTTCCTCAAG GACCATTGTTTACAAAGGTCAGTTAAGGCCAGATCAGTTGAAGGATTATTATTATGCGGACATTGGCAATGAAAGGTTTACAAGCTACATGGCCCTG ATACACTCTCGGTTCTCAACAAATACATTTCCTAGTTGGGATCGTGCTCAACCTATGCGTATCTTGGGCCACAATGGAGAAATCAACACACTTAGGGGCAACGTAAACTG GATGAAGGCACGTGAGGGTCTGTTAAAGTGTGAGGAGCTTGGTCTCTCAAAGAATGAGTTAAAGAAGCTTCTACCCATTGTAGATGCCAGTTCATCTGATTCAG GAGCTTTTGATGGTGTCCTTGAGCTTCTAGTTCGAGCTGGCAGAAGTCTCCCTGAAGCTATCATGATGATGATTCCTGAAGCATGGCAAAATGACGAGAATATGGATCCTCATCGAAAGGCATTATATGAATACTTCTCTGCTCTGATGGAGCCATGGGACGGCCCAGCTCTTATAACAT TTACTGATGGCCGCTATCTGGGAGCAACATTGGATCGCAACGGGCTGCGACCTGGTCGTTTCTACGTCACCCACAGTGGACGAGTTATAATGGCCAGTGAAGTTGGTGTAGTAGACATTCCACCTGAAGACGTGTGTAGGAAAGGGAGACTAAACCCTGGCATGATGCTTTTGGTGGATTTTGAAAACCATATTGTTGTTGATGATGAAGCCTTGAAGCAGCAATACTCACTGGAAAGGCCTTATAGCGAGTGGCTTAAAAGGCAAAAAATTGAACTCAAAGACATAGTTGAATCTGTTCAGGAATTTCAAAAAGTCAATCCAGTT GCATCTGgagatgatgatggcttggAAAGCATGGGAATTCATGGTATATTGGCTCCATTAAAAGCTTTTGG TTACACTGTTGAAGCCTTGGAAATGTTGTTGCTTCCCATGGCAAAAGATGGTGTAGAGCCCCTTGGATCAATGGGAAATGATACTCCCTTAGCTGTAATGTCTAACAGAGAAAAGCTCACTTTTGAATACTTCAAGCAAATGTTTGCTCAGGTGACGAACCCTCCAATCGATCCCATTCGGGAGAAGATAGTCACCTCAATGGAGTGCATGATTGGTCCAGAAGGAGACCTGACGGAAACCACTGAAGAACAGTGTCATCGACTCACACTAAAAGATCCTCTCTTATCCGTTGAAGAAATGGAAGCAATAAAAAAGATGAATTATAGAGGTTGGCAAAGCAAGGTTCTGGACATAACTTATTCGAAAGAACGAGGTAGGAATGGACTGGAGGAGACCTTGGATAGGATTTGTGCTGAAGCACATGATGCGATTAAAGAGGGTTATACCTTACTTGTGATTTCTGATAGAG CTTTCTCACCTAATCGCGTTGCGATAAGCTCCCTCTTGGCTGTTGGTGCCGTCCATCAACATCTTGTTAAGAAACTTGAGCGCACTCGAGTTGGGTTGATAGTTGAAAGTGCTGAGCCACGTGAAGTGCACCACTTCTGTACGCTTGTTGGGTTTGGTGCAGATGCTATATGCCCATACTTGGCTATCGAAACCATTTGGAGATTGCAAGTTGATGGAAAGATCCCAACAAAATCAAGTGGTGAATTCCACTCAAAGGAAGAGCTGGTTAGGAGGTACTTCAAAGCAAGCAACTATGGAATGATGAAGGTTCTTGCTAAGATGGGGATATCAACTTTGGCCTCTTACAAGGGTGCTCAGATATTTGAAGCTCTCGGTCTTTCGTCAGAAGTGACAGAGAGGTGCTTTGCAGGCACTCCAAGTAGAGTTGAGGGTGCAACATTTGAGATGCTTGCTTGTGATACACTTCATCTGCATGAGTTGGCATTTCCCTCTCGGTGCTTTCCTCCCAAAAGTGCGGAAGCTGTAGCACTGCCTAACCCAGGTGATTATCATTGGAGGAAAGGTGGTGAGATTCACCTCAATGATCCCCTTGCAATAGCAAAGCTACAAGAGGCTGCCCGAACCAACAGTGTTGCTGCCTACAAAGAGTACTCCAAGCTTATCCATAAATTGAATAAAGCCTGCAATTTGCGGgggttattaaaatttaaagaggCAAAGGTGAAAGTCCCTTTGAATGAAGTGGAACCTGCCAGCGAGATTGTCAAACGGTTCTGTACTGGGGCCATGAGTTATGGATCCATATCAGAGGAGGCTCACATAATCCTGGCTATTGCTATGAATAGAATTGGAGGAAAGTCGAATACAG GCGAGGGAGGTGAGCAGCCATCTCGTATGGAACCTCTTTCAGATGGTTCCATGAACCCAAAAAGAAGTGCAATTAAGCAGGTTGCGAGTGGAAGATTTGGAGTTTCAATTTATTATCTTACCAATGCTGatgaattacaaataaaaatggCTCAG GGGGCAAAGCCTGGTGAAGGAGGTGAACTTCCAGGTCACAAGGTCGTAGGAGAAATTGCGGTCACCAGGAATTCTACCGCTGGGGTGGGACTGATTAGTCCACCACcccatcatgatatatattcaATTGAAGACCTCGCCCAATTAATTCATGATCTTAAG AACTCCAACCCAACGGCTCGAATTAGTGTGAAGTTGGTATCTGAAGCTGGTGTGGGAGTAGTTGCTAGTGGAGTAGTGAAGGGGCATGCCGACCATGTCTTGATCTCAGGTCATGATGGAGGTACAGGGGCCTCTAGATGGACGGGAATCAAGAATGCTGGGCTCCCGTGGGAACTTGGTTTGGCTGAGACTCACCAGACATTGGTTGCTAATGACCTTCGCGGTCGAACAGTTCTCCAGACAGATGGGCAGCTGAAAACGGGAAGAGATGTGGCCATAGCCGCTCTTCTTGGTGCAGAAGAATTTGGCTTCAGCACAGCACCTCTCATTACACTTGGTTGCATCATGATGCGGAAGTGCCACAAAAATACCTGTCCTGTTGGCATTGCCACTCAAGATCCAGTACTTAGAGGAAAGTTTGCTGGAGAACCGGAACATGttattaactttttcttcaTGGTAGCAGAGGAAATGAGGGAAATTATGTCACAGTTAGGGTTTCGAACTGTAAATGAGATGGTTGGCCGTTCAGATATGCTTGAAGTTGATAAAGAAGTGATTAAGAACAATGAGAAGCTGGAGAATATTGATCTATCTCTTTTACTTAGACCTGCAGCTGAGCTTCGGCCTGAAGCGGCACAGTACTGTATCCAGAAACAGGATCATGGCTTGGACATGGCTTTGGACCAAAAACTTATTCCAATGTCCAAAGCTGCATTAGAAAAGGGTCTTCCTGTTTACATTGAAAATCCAATCTACAATGTGAACCGTGCTGTTGGAACAATGCTTAGCCATGAAGTGACTAAACGCTATCAAATGGCGGGGCTTCCTGCAGATACCATCCATATCAAATTCACTGGAAGTGCAGGTCAGAGCCTTGGAGCATTCCTCTGCCCTGGAATCACGCTTGAGCTTGAAGGTGACAGCAATGACTATGTTGGTAAAGGATTATCTGGTGGCAAGATTGTAGTTTATCCTCCAAATGAAAGCATGTTTGATCCCAAAGAAAACATTGTAATAGGTAATGTGGCTCTCTATGGGGCAACAAGTGGAGAGGCATATTTCAATGGGATGGCAGCAGAAAGATTCTGTGTACGTAATTCAGGGGCCAAGGCAGTTGTGGAAGGTGTAGGCGATCATGGATGCGAGTATATGACTGGTGGTACTGTTGTTGTGCTTGGAAGAACTGGTAGGAATTTTGCTGCTGGTATGAGTGGTGGCATTGCTTACATTCTTGATGTGGATGGAAAATTCCATTCTCGATGCAATCCTGAGCTTGTGGATCTTGATCAACTTGAAGAGGAGGATATCATGACTGTTAGAATGATGGTTCAGCAACACCAACGTCACACAAACAGCCAGCTAGCGAGAGAAGTACTTGCTAACTTTGAGAATCTTCTCCCTAAATTCATTAAGGTTTTCCCAAGGGAGTATAAACAGGCTCTTGCAAACATGAAAGCAGAGGAAGCCTCCAAGGAGGCTGTGGAAGGTGCTGGTAAAGAAGCTGAGGAAAAATATGAGGCTGaactaataaaaaaagatgCTTTTGAAGAGCTAAAAAAGTTAGCAGCTGCATCTTTAAATGGGAATTCTAATCAG AAGGCAGAAGAGGCTGAACCATTGAAGAGGCCTGCATGCGTTACTGATGCTATTAAACATCGAGGTTTTATTTCTTATGATCGTGAGGGTGTTCAATACAGGGATCCCAAGATCCGGATGAATGACTGGAAGGAAGTTATGGAGCAATCAAAACCTGGCGCACTTCTCAAAACTCAGTCTGCACGTTGCATGGATTGTGGTACTCCTTTCTGCCATCAG GAGAATTCCGGATGTCCTCTTGGAAACAAAATACCTGAATTCAATGAGTTAGTGTACCAAAATCGATGGCGTGAAGCATTAGACCGGCTCCTTGAGACAAATAATTTCCCTGAGTTTACTGGCCGAGTGTGTCCagcaccttgtgaaggttcttgTGTACTGGGCATTATTGAGAATCCTGTATCTATCAAGAGCATTGAGTGTGCGATTATAGACAAGGCATTTGAGGAGGGATGGATGGTACCACGACCTCCTCTCAAGAGAACTAG GAAAAGAGTGGCTGTTGTTGGAAGTGGACCAGCTGGCTTAGCTGCTGCAGATCAGCTAAACAGAATGGGTCACACAGTGACGGTGTATGAACGCGCTGACAGAATTGGAGGTCTTATGATGTATGGTGTTCCGAATATGAAGGCTGACAAAGTGGATATAATTCAACGGCGAGTGAACCTTATGGCTGAAGAAGGTGTCAATTTTTTGGTTAATGCTAATGTTGGAACTGATCCGTTGTACTCTCTTGAACGTTTTCGAGAGGAAAATGATGCTGTTGTGTTGGCTGTTGGAGCCACAAAACCAAG GGACCTTCCTGTACCAGGACGGGAGCTATCAGGAGTCCATTTTGCAATGGAGTTTCTTCATGCAAACACCAAAAGCTTGCTTGACAGCAATTTACAGGATGGCAATTACATTTCTGCCATGGGAAAGAAAGTAGTGGTCATTGGTGGAGGTGACACTGGCACAGATTGCATAGGGACATCTATTCGGCATGGCTGTAGTAGCATCATAAACTTAGAGCTTCAACCTGAACCACCACAAACCAGGGCACCAGGCAACCCTTGGCCACAG TGGCCTCTTATATTCCGTGTAGACTATGGTCATCAGGAAGCTGCTTCCAAGTTTGGACAAGACCCAAGATCTTATGAGGTATTGACCAAGCGGTTTGTGGGAGATGAGAATGGTGCAGTTAAAGGAGTTGAAGTTGTACGTGTCCACTGGGAGAAGGATGCTAGTGGAAAGTTTCAATTCAAGGAAGTTGAGGGCTCTGAGGAGACTATCGAGGCTGACCTTGTCCTGCTAGCCATGGGATTCCTTGGCCCTGAGTCG ATAGTAGCAGAAAAGTTGGGATTGGAGCGAGACAATCGATCAAACTTCAAGGCCGAGTATGGCCGTTTCTCAACCAATGTGGGTGGGGTCTTTGCGGCTGGTGATTGCCGGCGTGGCCAGTCCTTGGTGGTATGGGCAATATCTGAAGGCCGACAAACCGCTGCCCAGGTTGACAAATATCTtataagagaagaaaaaggCCCTGCTGCTAGCCCTGTGATCCGGGATGATCTTACCAAGAGGCATCATGATCTTCCCAAGCTGCACCAAGACAGTAGCAAACACACAGTAATGACATAG